The Bombus huntii isolate Logan2020A chromosome 1, iyBomHunt1.1, whole genome shotgun sequence genome contains a region encoding:
- the LOC126867416 gene encoding tyrosine-protein phosphatase non-receptor type 4 isoform X1, with protein sequence MHINIYFIHYIHDTYVLINVSNLLSGQHSREVVSGRWLTRLRIFEMIESVSRRALSGSSGSYHVRGAELARNRRLKSLSAAVVFLDDTQHTFQLDKRAKGQTLLDLVFQHLELVEKDYFGLQYAENGATTCTYSPDEMRWLDPSKPVKKQIRSKGGQFYFKVKFYVSDPSKLQEEYTRYQFYLQVRRDILHGKLQLSPSTACLIASYTVQSELGDYHPEEHGPGYLSRLQLIPGQTEEMEKKIAELHKLHKGQLPADAEFNFLDHAKRLDMYGVELHKARDSTNKEIQLGVTSIGLVVFQNGIKINVFSWSKIVKISFKRKQFFIQLRREQSENYDTLLGFNMQTYRSSKNLWKACVEHHTFFRLHSPKTRPRRFPLTLSSRFTYSGRTEFQTVEDGKHRARVERTFIRSPSKRLVHGVTSAPIIEEKGKLSMPPGRPPRPYDNKVQSLGAREPRRAWGEGNPSDDEGGFLSLREEITSSHTQGNAFSPVLGSRVLSYADDDTTAERNIYDLPDYSEPTSSPAPQIVEDGLVTISLTPDEQGRFGFNVKGGLDLDMPILVSRVAPNTPADRCYPKLNEGDQVVYINGIDVSGLLHEHVVNLIRQSRDSGSGELTLTVRPNALYNALAGTDETSEEEPPYRYVPDAPHAAIGSDALAQSMLLLADGLASGALIAQYEQLYRKNPELTSLESKKPENQSKNRYRDISPYDVTRVILMGSASGDYINANYVNMEIPGSGIINRYIATQGPLSSTVADFWQMVLEAGSTLVVMLTTLVERGRAKCHQYWPALNETLTLRNLTLTSTAENVEDTFIFREFILRDINTGEERDITHMQYCSWPDHGVPSDWRQFTTFTERVRAARTGIVEPAVVHCSAGIGRTGVLVLMETALCLIEANQPVYPLDIVRSMRDQRAMMIQNASQYRFVCEAVHKAYSEGIAKPLPEFSR encoded by the exons ATGcatataaatatctatttCATTCACTATATTCATGATACATATGTATTAATTAATGTATCAAACTTGCTGA GTGGTCAGCATAGCAGAGAGGTGGTGTCGGGAAGGTGGTTGACACGCCTTCGTATCTTTGAAATGATTGAAAGTGTATCACGTAGAGCGTTGAGTGGCTCCAGTGGGAGCTACCACGTTCGTGGTGCTGAACTAGCAAGAAATCGTAGATTGAAATCTCTTTCTGCTGCTGTTGTCTTCCTTGATGACACGCAACACACATTTCAACTAGAT aAAAGAGCAAAAGGTCAAACATTATTAGATTTAGTATTCCAACATTTAGAACTTGttgaaaaagattattttggTTTGCAATATGCTGAAAATGGAGCCACAACGTGTACATATTCACCAGATGAAATG AGATGGTTAGATCCTAGTAAACCAGTGAAGAAGCAGATAAGAAGTAAGG GTGGACAATTCTATTTCAAAGTGAAATTTTATGTATCTGATCCTAGTAAACTACAAGAAGAATATACTAGATATCAGTTTTATTTACAAGTTAGAAGAGATATTCTTCATGGAAAACTTCAATTATCGCCAAGTACAGCATGCCTTATTGCTAGTTATACTGTTCAAT CTGAGTTGGGTGACTATCATCCTGAAGAACATGGACCAGGATATCTTTCTAGATTGCAATTAATACCAGGTCAAACTgaagaaatggaaaagaaaatagcTGAGCTGCATAAACTTCATAA GGGTCAATTACCAGCAGATGCAGAATTCAATTTTCTAGACCATGCAAAAAGGTTAGATATGTATGGAGTAGAATTACATAAAGCTAGG gattcaacaaataaagaaatacaATTAGGTGTAACATCTATAGGTTTAGTAGTGTTTcaaaatggaataaaaattaacgtGTTCTCATGGTCAAAAATagttaaaatatcatttaagcggaaacaatttttcattcaacTGAGAAGGGAACAG tcAGAGAACTATGATACTCTCCTTGGCTTCAACATGCAAACATATCGGAGTTCGAAAAATTTATGGAAAGCGTGTGTAGAGCACCATACATTTTTCCGACTTCACAGTCCTAAAACGAGGCCAAGGCGGTTTCCACTTACTTTAAGCAGTAGGTTTACATATTCAGGACGTACAGAATTTCAAACAGTTGAGGATGGGAAGCATAGAGCAAGAGTAGAAAGAACGTTTATACg atCTCCAAGTAAAAGATTAGTACATGGAGTAACATCAGCTCCAATTAtcgaagagaaaggaaaattatCTATGCCCCCTGGAAGACCGCCTAGACCATATGATAATAAAGTTCAGTCTCTTGGTGCTCGTGAACCTCGTCGAGCGTGGGGTGAAGGAAATCCTAGCGATGA TGAAGGTGGCTTTTTGTCCCTTCGTGAAGAAATAACGAGCTCGCATACACAAGGCAATGCATTTTCGCCTGTATTAGGTTCTAGAGTTTTAAGTTATGCTGATGATGATACAACTGCTGAAAGGAACATTTATGATCTTCCTGATTATAGTGAACCTACAAGTTCGCCTGCTCCTCag ATAGTAGAAGATGGATTAGTTACAATATCTCTGACTCCAGATGAACAAGGTCGGTTTGGATTTAATGTGAAAGGTGGTTTAGATCTTGATATGCCTATTTTAGTATCAAGAGTAGCTCCAAATACTCCTGCTGATCGCTGTTATCCGAAATTAAACGAAGGGGATCAG GTAGTGTATATAAATGGAATTGATGTCAGTGGATTGTTACATGAACATGTAGTAAATCTAATTCGTCAATCTCGTGATTCGGGCTCTGGTGAACTGACCTTAACTGTTCGACCGAATGCTTTATATAATGCACTAGCTGGTACTGATGAAACATCTGAAGAAGAACCTCCATATAG GTACGTTCCGGATGCACCTCATGCAGCTATTGGATCAGACGCATTAGCACAGTCGATGTTGCTTCTTGCTGATGGTCTTGCGAGCGGTGCTTTAATCGCGCAGTATGAACAGCTATATAGAAAGAATCCTGAACTTACATCTCTTGAATCAAAAAAACCTGAAAATCAGAGTAAAAATCGTTATCGAGATATTTCACCTT ATGATGTTACTCGAGTGATACTTATGGGCTCTGCAAGTGGAGATTATATCAATGCTAACTATGTAAATATGGAAATACCAGGATCTGGTATTATCAACAGATATATAGCTACTCAAGGACCTTTGTCTTCGACTGTCGCTGATTTTTGGCAGATGGTTCTCGAAGCGGGTAGTACCCTTGTTGTAATGCTCACAACTTTGGTCGAACGTGGCCGAGCAAAATGCCATCAATACTGGCCTGCGCTCAATGAAACTCTAACGTTACGAAATCTTACTCTCACGTCTACAGCTGAAAATGTTGAagatacttttatatttagaGAATTCATACTCCGTGATATTAAT ACTGGAGAAGAAAGAGATATAACACACATGCAATATTGTAGTTGGCCAGATCATGGAGTTCCTAGCGATTGGAGACAATTCACAACGTTTACTGAAAGGGTACGGGCAGCTCGAACGGGAATAGTGGAACCCGCAGTTGTTCATTGTTCTGCAGGAATTGGTAGAACAGGTGTCTTAGTCTTAATGGAAACAGCACTGTGTCTTATCGAAGCGAATCAACCGGTGTATCCATTAGACATCGTACGATCTATGAGAGATCAAAGAGCAATGATGATACAAAATGCT AGTCAATATAGATTCGTATGTGAGGCAGTCCATAAAGCTTACAGTGAAGGAATAGCTAAGCCGCTTCCTGAATTCAGTAGGTGA